The genomic region ACAACTCAAAGTGTCtaagtttaaggattaaattgaaaaatgttaaaatttgagactaatgaaaaattaaatattaaaattgacttATTTATCAAGTTGAAGGATTAATTTGAgactaataattttttagtctaaacaaatatttcttttaaataaatcattttatttgagTCCCACCACattcattaataataattaaataatataatataatataaaacttttagaTGTAGTCGTTAGGAATCCGAATCCCCAATGCGAGACTATTATCTAATAATTTCAAGCATAAATTTTAGggataatataacttttagtaCTTGAACTTGGGAATTAGGCTCACTTTAGTATTTgtactttttttgtttgtttttttttatctttaaatttggcAACTAGATTCATTTTGGTTGTTAGAATcatcccgattaagcaacaaacaagtaaaatagcaaaagaaattgagaagatgaacacacaatttaacgtggaaaaacccttccaaagaggataaaaaaacacgggcaaagataattttactataatggcaaaagaatgaataGTACATGTTAgaattgtgtgacccaaattctaagagattgcttgcaagtcaagttaaacaaaaatatattttctttctagaagatttagtatttattagtataatatatttagcatttattagtatagtttatttgacttactaatttagcttataaataggctcttttacaatcttagaaatgagacacacccattagattagaactcgtaacacattcagagaattttgtgtttacgttttcgggttctttgtttttcgggtttagtttttatctccatcttttgtactcttcattcttttgccattatagtaaaatctttaaagtcgacaactaaatttttgttttcaaaaaacggtttcgacaaaaaacatataaaattaaaggatcggtggcgatttcggtgtgatcggctcatattaaaaattattttggcctacgaattttgagaaaacgatttcgggagtcagttacgtacgaggaagggttagcaccctcgtaacgcccaaaattggtaccaaattgattatttgatgtcttagtgtcgaaggttaaaaaaaattttaaaatcaactcaaacggtggaatttaaaaaagaataatcaattgttcaagtcatgtaaagaaaacGAGTCCCAATACATTacggtacaattcctcataatccccgaactttgaatatcactttattttatgtgaaaatcttcattttgagaaagtaacatgccacacccaatacgttaggacacaacaagttaagttcccaaaaatgatttttgtacTCATGCactttgaataaagaatatcctcggttatttaagattaacaaagaaaatcagaacccaatacgttagggctcaatttccctcgaaaattCTAAACttcgaatattgcttttattcaaaaaaagaaaacctttgaatcaaaaaaataactttgatgtatggttaaagccaaaatatattttcaaaaagggtATGTTAAGGTTAATGTACAATGTGAAACAAAACTTTAAtgtaaaacatatatgaatatgtatttacaatatatatacaagtacaatataCAAGCAAATTCGAAAATATGAGTGGGCATACTTAACACATAAATATAAGTGTACATATAAAAGGTAAGTGAAGAAATATATACAacaaacttataataatttctaaaaaatatgcatgtatatatgtaatgaaaattgtaaaaataaaataaaaaacatgtagATGTGtatacattttcaaaaataagaaaaatgtattaatatatatatatatatataaaatataaagtataataaagtaaaaaataaaaataaaaaatgaaaatgtatgtatatgcgtatatatttacaaaaaagaacaatatatatatataaatataatatataaataaactatgaaaaatatatatatgtgtgtgaaaaTCTGTATGTATATAAAggtatatataaaatgaagtATAAAATGtaagaatatataaactataaaacaatatgtatgtatgtaaaaaagcttaaaattatatatatatatatatattaaatatgcatatatataaaatatgcgAATGTAAAtgcatagaaaatatataataataacgatagtgaataatataataataatagacaatgccaaataatataaaagaactaaaaaaattgattaaggatcaaactaaaaaagaaacagagtttaagggccaaatttaaaataatggaAAACTCCAGAAAGGGCCAAATCGATACGCGCGCCATGAGAGGaggattaaaaagaaatatccCCATACTGGCCTAACGGCGTCGTTTTAACGAGCTCCATGTGCCTGGTCTATGGGTCGAATTGAAACATGAGCGACATGTTGTGGCGAAattgaaaatgcatgaaataccgcattaaaatcaaaataaaggaGGAGGGGCCAAACACGAAAATTCCCCATTTAAGGTCAGAACGCGTTGACCCAGCttgcgggtcgggtcgacgcgcgggtCTGGACTtccaaacggcgccgttttgtctttaatattaaaactaaattttttccaaaaaaacaatcttatttcattttttcttttttcttaaaacaaacagagggagaaagtggagtgctctgctagggtttcctTAACCTAGCCCCCCCAAGCCGCCGCAGCTCCTCCTTCTCTGCCGTTTCAGACCCCAAGGCGGCGAAACGAAGGGATCCTCCGACAACGCTCCAAAGGTAAGTTCCCCCCTTTTCCCTTCCTTCtcgtttatttttgttttaaaaaatcaaggaagaacaaaatataaaaaaaaacagtacAAGAACAGAGAGAAGAATTAATCTGtggttttgtttatttgagCTATAATTTGTTTGTTGTAGGGTTGAACGATGAGGAATTTTTGTGTTGTTTTAGCTAATTTGAGTAATTCCAAATTGgggaatttttaatattaggtttaaagttcaatttgttggatttggtttatttatggggcaataatttatttgttagtTTGGGATTTGAGGGTTAATTGATTTGGTTTTTCCATCTACTTggatttatgttattatttttaactaattcatttaaataaatttaggttTATCAGTTTCCATTGatttcattatcattatttatatatttattcgttcattaatttatgtattaatatACTTGTTTTCAGCTTTGCTTTAAGTTGTTTGGACGGAtgtctttttctctttttatcttACTAGTTGTTTTCTGAAATTAGGTCCATTCTTTTAGCTTCATTTCCCTCCTTTCATAGGGATATAGCCTTAGAGGTGTCTACAAAAGTAGAGCTAAGTTTCTCTGATTCTTGGTTTTGCTTTAAGTACCAGTTTTAGACTCAATATCCGAACATGTGTACGGTgatatgatttttcaaagatCCTTCTAAGTAACATAGGCGAGAGCTAGGCTTTTAGAAATCCAGTGTAGTGTTTCAACTTACTGTCCAGTTGTTATTTGAAACACCAGTGATGGCGGTTACTTTTTTCACAGATGTGGAGATGAATGAATGCTTGGAAAATAATGGTGGTTGTTGGCAAGATAAAACAGTAAATCTCACAGCCTGCAGGGTATGAATCAAAACATATTTGATAGGGGTTCTCTACTCCATTAGCttatttgaatatattgattTGCTTCTTAGGATACATTTCGAGGAAGAGTTTGTGAATGTCTCTTGGTTGATGGCGTGCAATTCAAAGGAGATGGATACAGTCACTGGGAAGGTGAGAATCAAGATTTTATTTGCACGGATTAAGTGTTCATTTGTGATTCATGTCTTATGAGAAAGAAGATTGACAATCAGAATATTTGGAATGGTTAGGAAGAATTTAGATTGTTAGGAAGAATTCTAAAAAAAGGACAAGACATTAAAGCATTTTCCATGTAGTTTGGCATGACAAATCCATTTCATGTTACTTTTGATTACTTATAGAAATGTTCtcttaattttgcattcaatcaaattttagcATTATAGTTTGGCATCTTAATTTTACATTCAATAGGGCAGTTTGACATGACAATCAAAGTCTATATAAAACCTATATCAAGCAATGCAAAGCAATCGTcaacaaatcaaatcaaatcaaatatatacataatggGGGAGAAATCATGGGTGTTGATGTTCTGTTTGCTGTTGTTGATTCTTGTTAGGCCTTAACGTCAAGCTGTTACAGCACTCGCCCCGGTTGGATTTGGGTATGTGTTTTGTGGAACTACTTGCGTCGCCAACGGAACTTCCCTTGGGGATTGTAATCAACGTTGCTTGCCGTCAGAAGCACTAGTGGAGACTCTGGAGGAAACCCACCTCACGAGCAGTTCCGTATTCTGCACTGTTGGGTTTGCTGCCATGACATGTTCGAGGCTAAGCAGCCAAGGGAGGATGcctgctaatttttttttccttttatattaatatttgatggTAAGTACGTAAGTATATTAACTTCAcgatttgttttgtttttgttagcTGCAAGGGAAGTTGCAGGCTGCGTCAATACTTGTGTAGGGAGATGCGCCATGAAGAACTGATGATAATCGCCTATGCacgaaattataataaaaggcCTTTAATTACATTTAGCCTGAatgaaaaaaacataatttggtTGCTGTTGTATTTTCagttttatatttactaaagtaatatgaaaaaaagagaaaaaaaacagtAATAATACAATTATTGCGGTGACCCAAGAATCATGTGATGTTCcttgtttgttgtttttgttggatccttcatgttatattatttaattgtttttcttatttttggagGATTTTATGTGCTAAATGCTCCTAAGAATTTCTTGATTATTTGTTGTTATGAG from Gossypium raimondii isolate GPD5lz chromosome 1, ASM2569854v1, whole genome shotgun sequence harbors:
- the LOC105783670 gene encoding vacuolar-sorting receptor 3; the encoded protein is MNECLENNGGCWQDKTVNLTACRDTFRGRVCECLLVDGVQFKGDGYSHWEGLNVKLLQHSPRLDLGMCFVELLASPTELPLGIVINVACRQKH